The Polyodon spathula isolate WHYD16114869_AA chromosome 3, ASM1765450v1, whole genome shotgun sequence genome has a segment encoding these proteins:
- the LOC121312989 gene encoding dynactin subunit 3-like: MESETGIESLRLRIDDLERKLYGDRGVRASRLPKCADALVKVQASLGNTANKRERVKILHKKIDDLLKYLDPQFIDKISVPDAMKVEFILAEEEFILSQASLLEQLSGLHPLLDSSHIKVVPEHASKLQSLSQIHVQQQDQCKDLTEDVEMLFEDYNKMMFLLSKQFSQWDEMLRLLEASSK, encoded by the exons ATGGAGAGCGAAACAGGTATCGAGAGCCTACGGCTGCGGATTGATGACTTGGAAAGGAAGCTGTATGGCGACCGGGGAGTAAGGGCCAGCAGGTTGCCAAAG tgtgctgatgcactggttAAGGTCCAGGCTTCCCTAGGCAACACTGCTAACAAGAGAGAGCGTGTCAAGATCCTGCACAAGAAGA TTGATGATTTGTTGAAGTACCTGGACCCTCAGTTCATTGACAAGATCTCTGTTCCAGATGCCATGAAAGTGGAATTCATCCTTGCAG AGGAGGAGTTCATCCTCTCACAGGCAAGCCTCCTGGAGCAGTTGAGTGGACTGCACCCCCTGCTGGACAGCTCGCACATTAAAG TGGTGCCTGAGCATGCATCCAAGCTGCAGTCCCTCTCGCAGATACACGTCCAGCAGCAG GACCAATGTAAAGACCTGACCGAGGATGTGGAGATGCTGTTTGAAGACTACAACAAGATG ATGTTCCTCCTGTCCAAGCAGTTTTCGCAGTGGGATGAGATGCTGAGGCTGTTGGAAGCATCCAGCAAGTGA